Genomic window (Streptomyces showdoensis):
TACCTGCCCGGCTACATGCAGAAGTTCCCCCGGGGGCTCGCCGACCTGTCCAAGCTCGGCGCCGACCGGCACAAGGACGCCTTCGCCGAAGGGCTGTGGCCGACCGTCGTGGGCAAGGACAAGGCCGTCCACGCCCTCCCCTGGGAGGTGAACCCCCTCGGACTGTTCTACCGGCACGACTACTTCGAGAAGGCCGGTGTGGACCCCGCCTCCCTGACCAGCTGGGACGACCTGATCGCCGCCGGGCCGAAGATCCGCGCCGCCACCGGCGCCCAGCTGCTCGGCCTCGACAAGCCCGGAACCACCCAGGACATGGACTTCTTCCAGAACCTGATGCAGCTCCAGGGCGCCTTCTACTTCGACCACGAGGGCAAGGTCACCCTCGCCTCCCCGGAGGCGATCCAGGCCCTCACCGTCATCAAGCGCCTCAACGACACCGGTCTCCTCGCCGACACCGCCGGCCAGGGCACCTGGAAGCGCCTCGTCGGCCAGGGGAAGCTCGCCACCGCCCCGTACCCCGCCTGGGCCATCGAGTACCTGGCCACCAAGTTCCCCGCGCAGAGCGGCAAGTGGCGCGTCATGCAGCCGCCCGCCGCCGTTCCCGGCGGAGGGCGCAGCGCCATCGTCAACTCCACCTACCTGACCGTCTCCGCCACGAGCAAGCGCCGGAAGGCCGCCTGGCGGTTCGTCGAGTACGCGCTCACCAAGCCGGCCGAGATCAACCGGATGTTCGCCTCCGGCGGCGTCTTCCCCGCCCTGAAGTCCGCCTACGACGACCCGAAGTTCAGCGCACCGCACCCCTTCTACGGCGGCCAGCAGGTGCTGCGCTCCTTCGTCGACTCGCTCCACGCGGGCGCGGACGCGACCAACTTCACCGGCGACTACAGCCGGGCCCTGAAGCTCGCCAGCGACGCCCAGAGCCAGGTCCTGGTGAAGGGCGCCGATCCGGCCGAGGCGCTGAAGGCGGCCGCGAAGCAGCTCGCCCAGCAGACCGGTCGGCAGCAGGCGGCCTGACCATGTCCCTCGCC
Coding sequences:
- a CDS encoding ABC transporter substrate-binding protein, which translates into the protein MSHHLSRRRILHLATASAAGLGLTACGGGGSGAGAGGADGDSGPITVWSWTTAAEALRGVVPSFERDNPGIKVDVQDLGNPAIWDKITVGLASGGKGLADVLHIGVDYLPGYMQKFPRGLADLSKLGADRHKDAFAEGLWPTVVGKDKAVHALPWEVNPLGLFYRHDYFEKAGVDPASLTSWDDLIAAGPKIRAATGAQLLGLDKPGTTQDMDFFQNLMQLQGAFYFDHEGKVTLASPEAIQALTVIKRLNDTGLLADTAGQGTWKRLVGQGKLATAPYPAWAIEYLATKFPAQSGKWRVMQPPAAVPGGGRSAIVNSTYLTVSATSKRRKAAWRFVEYALTKPAEINRMFASGGVFPALKSAYDDPKFSAPHPFYGGQQVLRSFVDSLHAGADATNFTGDYSRALKLASDAQSQVLVKGADPAEALKAAAKQLAQQTGRQQAA